The genomic window AAGGGATAGTTGAGTTCTTTCTTTATGTCGGGGAAGTTATAAATCTCACCATTATACACAATCGTATATCTTTGATCCGGGGTGTGCATGGGCTGATGCCCTGCACTTGATAAATCGATGATGGACAGGCGCTGGTGTCCCAGGGTAATATAATCAGACGAAAAAGTACCCTTGTCGTCCGGTCCACGGTGTGCCATGGCTTTGTTCATCTGTTGCACCTGTGGCAGGTAGCTTTGTTTGTTATGGGAAAATATCCCGTTTATTCCGCACATGATTTTAGGAGTTAGGGGTTAGGTTTGCGTTTTTACGGTTTGTGGTGTGCTAGGGTCTGTTGTTATTTTACCCTTCTAATATTCTTATTAAATCATCATTGACATAATACACCTCTACGCCATCTTTTTTGGGTCTAAGGATATTATTATTCACTAGTTCATTGACATATTTGGTTAATGTTGTCCGAGATGATTTGCCAATAATTTCTCCTATTACACTTGGCTTTATATATGGCTGACTGAATATTGCTTCGTTTACTTCTTTATTATACCATTTAATTTTTCCTTTTGCATATTCAAGCGTCGCATCCATTTGTGCTAGTATTTCATTGATTCGAATATTTGTTAATATTGAAGTTTTTTCTGTTGCCTCTAACATAAATTCAATCCATGGTTCCCAAGAATTCCGTTGTGTCACAGCTCCCAATTTAAAATAGTAGTCCTCCTTATTTTGAATGATAAATTTTGACATATATAATACGGGTTGACTTAACAATCCTTTACTAAATAAATACAGGAGATTCAATATTCTTCCTGTTCGGCCATTTCCATCTTGAAATGGATGTATCGCTTCAAATTGATAGTGAGCTACGCACATTTTTAATAGTGGGTCTGCAGGAAACAAATGGTCATCATTCAAGTAGTCAACCAAATTTTCCATGAATATCTCAATCAGCCCTTCAGCTCTTGGTGGCGTATAAACTATTTCTCCTGAGCGAAAATCACTTTCACCTCTTTTTATGACAACTTGCGCTTGTGGTGGCCTATATCCTGATGTTGTTTCTTTTATTTGATTAAAAATTTGCGTAATCAGTTTGGTATCAATCTTCTGATTAATTTGTAGTTCTTTAAATCCAGCCCATAGAGCCTCTCGATATTTCAATACTTCTTTTGTTGCTGGTTTAATATTTGAGTCTTTATGCGTATCAGAAATTGCTTTATAAAGTTCATCTTCTGTTGTGAAAATATTTTCTATTTCCGTGGAAGTCTTAGCTTCTTGTAAAGCCAAAGTATTTATTAACATTAATGGATTTGGTAATCGATTTAAATTCCCATTTACTGTTGCTAAAGCTCGTGATGCAGAAACTAAACGTTTTAATATTGCCGGATTATTGTCAATATCTTTACACGGGGGTAACAAGGGTAAATTATTGTAAGGTTTTTGTCTATCAAACTTTAGCTCTTTCATGTATGTTCAATATTTGTAATTTTATGGACGCATTACAAATATATGTTCATTTATTGAAATGAAACCAATTAAATGTTCATATTTTTAAAATTATTGAACACGCACTAAATCGATGACTAAAAAATGAACAAACATTTAATCATGTTTAGAGGTTGATCTATTTTAAACCGACTAATCCGCTGCAATAAAGCGCCACTGTTTTTTACATTATACGCTAGCTCCTTCAATCACACCCCGTTCTCATATCACTATCTGTGCCCAAATATCCGGGGTATGCTTCATGCCCAGCTCATGCGAGCGCAGGCTCATATTTTTCAAGGTAGCCTGATCCATGTTCATCACCTTTTTAAGGGCTGTT from Saccharicrinis carchari includes these protein-coding regions:
- a CDS encoding Fic family protein translates to MKELKFDRQKPYNNLPLLPPCKDIDNNPAILKRLVSASRALATVNGNLNRLPNPLMLINTLALQEAKTSTEIENIFTTEDELYKAISDTHKDSNIKPATKEVLKYREALWAGFKELQINQKIDTKLITQIFNQIKETTSGYRPPQAQVVIKRGESDFRSGEIVYTPPRAEGLIEIFMENLVDYLNDDHLFPADPLLKMCVAHYQFEAIHPFQDGNGRTGRILNLLYLFSKGLLSQPVLYMSKFIIQNKEDYYFKLGAVTQRNSWEPWIEFMLEATEKTSILTNIRINEILAQMDATLEYAKGKIKWYNKEVNEAIFSQPYIKPSVIGEIIGKSSRTTLTKYVNELVNNNILRPKKDGVEVYYVNDDLIRILEG